The window TGATCCAGCCCAATTTGTCGTCCCCTGGCTTGATGGCGCGGGCGATAAAACCCACCACCAAACCAATCAGCAGCATCCCCAGCAGTGACAGCACGTTGTTCCCCTTAATAGTTGGTCCAGACGATGGAGTCACTTTACAGATAAGGCAGTCAAACCGCTGTCGGACAATGCCCCCTGTCAACGTCCCGCAGGCAGGGACGTGCTGGGAGATTGGAGTGCCAGGGGTCGCAACGGGCGTTCGAAAAGGCAGCGCTCAAACCGGTGCGCCTGCAGATCCATGCCCGAGATCTGGTGCTCGGTGCGGGCACAGACATAACGACCGGCAGGCAGGCTGGCCCAGGCCGCCTGCGTGAGCAGAATTTCGTTGGCCATGGCGATGTCTTCGCCCAGCTTGCAGGCGCAGTTCATCTCCGGGCCAAACAGGTCTTCACGCGCAATCACCAGGGTTGGGCCAAAGCCGATGCCTGCGCTCACGTTCAGCGTGCGCTCCGGGGGCAACACGGTGTTCATGGCGCCCAAGGCGCGCAGGGTGTCCAGCGCGGCCTCCAGGGCTTGTTCGGGGGTGGCGAACACGGCAAACAGGTTGTCCGCCTCCTGCTTGATGACCTCACCGCCATTGCCCTCGATAGCAGGGCGGGCGGCCTGCTCCATCTGGTGGATCATGGCCAGAAAATGAATGATGCCGTGGCTCTGGGTGATCCGGGAAAAGCCGCACATGTCGAGCACCAGGATCGCGACATTGCGGACAAAGGCTTCCTCGATGGCCGCGTCAATCGCCCCGGCGTCGTGGGTGGGGGTCTGGTTGCGTTCTGACAGCAGGCGCCTCAGATAACCTTTGTCGTGCGCTGTGGCGGCATCTGGAGGCTGTGCGGGGGTGTGGTGCATGGCAACGCCCTGTGGGTGGTGTCCGACATGGTAGCGCGGCCGGTGCTGGCGCTGTGGGGTGGGGCGCGGGGCTACAGTGGGGCATCCGGCGGCGTGGCCCGATGCCCTCCTTGGCCTCCCAAATCGCCGCAGCCACCCATGCCATCCCTGATCGACAGAAAGGTGTAACCCCTATGTTCACAGCTTCAACCGTTCCTTCGTTGCCTCTTACTGCACAAGCAGCGCGCCGCCCGTATCCGCACGGGTTGCTCCGGCTGTGGAAACGGCCAGCCGCCTTGCTGGTCGTTGCATGCAGTCTGGGTGGCGCTCTGGCGCTGCCCACCGTCGCACAGGCGCAGGGCGACGAGGCATCGCTGTCCCGTGGTGCGGTGCCAGACGCCACGCCGCAGCAACGTTACCAGTCGGCCATCCGGGAGGCGGGGGGCGGGCTGAAGGTGAGTCTGGAAGAGTGCCGGGCCATGCCGGTGGCGGAGCGCAAGGGTTGCGAGTCCGAGGCCCGGGCACGTTATCAAGCCGACATGGCGGCCGCCAAGGCGTTGTTGCGGGGTGATCCGTCCGCAGGCCCGGTCAACATCACCGGCGGCCCGATCCGCAGCACCGAGACGGTCTACGTAGTCAAGCCATGACGCTCCACGGCGCCTAAACCCGCAGGCCTGCTTATCGCTGTGTCTGCGGGGCTTGGGCGCTTTCCACGCCTTCAGCCGGTGTCACGCGGCGTGCGCCATTGAAGCGGCGGGCCCAATAGGCGATGCCCATGTCTTCGACCCGAATTTCGGAACCGCTGCGGGGCGAGTGGATGAACTTGCCGTCGCCCACATAAATGCCCACATGGCTGAAATTGCGGCGCATGGTGTTGAAGAACACCAGGTCGCCGGGTTGAAGTTCTTTCTTGTCGATGACCTGGGTAGCGGCTGCCTGCTGGTCTGCACGGCGAGGCAGCATCAGGCCCACCGTCTGTTCATAGATGGCGCGCACGAAGCCGCTGCAGTCAAACCCGGTTTCGGCACTGTTGCCGCCGCGCTTGTAGGGCACCCCCAAAAAACCCATGGCGTTGACTACCAGGTCGCCCGCGCGGCCTGCCACGTTCTGGGCCTTGTCGGCCACCTTGTGGCTCACGTCTTCAAGTCGGGTGAACAGCCCTTTGTCCGCGAGCAAGCGGTCCATATCGTCAGAATTGGTGCCCTGGGGCGCGGCGTGCGCAGCGGTGGCGCAGGCGAGGATGAGGATGCAAAACCATCTGGACATGGGGGCGAAGGGTAACACGGTATGGTTATTTATCAAAAATAAGCGTTTTCGCAAGCTGTTGATTTGATTCAGATAAATGGAGTTGCCCTGCGTTTTCACTGATGGAGGCAGCCTGCAGGATGCGCGCCAGTCAGGCTTTGCACTGCCGCAGGCACCATGGGAGGCGAGGTCACGCACCAAGAGGAGCTTGATAGCATGGGTTGGACACCAAATTGGCGCAAGGTGCAAGTGCACAAAGCGCGAGCAGCTATGTTTTTGATAGTGGCAGGCGTACACATGGGCGCTGAGGCCCAAACTGCGCCAACGCCCGCCGTATCGCTGGTACCCATAGCCACTGGCCTGGCCCATCCGTGGGCCGTGGCCTTTTTGCCCGGCGGGCAGTTTTTGGTAACCGAGCGGCCCGGGCGCCTGCGCGTGGTCAGCGCGGCCGGGCAGGTGGGCCCTGCGCTGGCGGGGGTGCCGCCGGTGGCAGCGGGTGGGCAGGGCGGCCTGCTGGACGTGGTGACGGACAGCGACTTTGCCCGCAACCGCCGCATCTACTTTTGCTTTGCAGAGCCCGCAGCGGGTGGCGCGGCAGGCAACAGCACGGCGGTGGCGCGCGCCACCCTGTCGCCAGATGCCGGCAGCCTGCAGGACGTGCGCGTCATCTTCAGCCAGCGGCCCAAGGTAGAGAGCGCGCTGCACTTCGGCTGCCGCATTGCCCAGGCCGGTGACGGCAACCTGTTTGTGGCGCTGGGCGAGCGCTACCACCGCAAGGACGACGCCCAAAAGCTCGACAACCACCATGGCAAGATCATCCGCATCACGCCCGACGGAGCAGCGCCGCCCGACAACCCTTATGTGAGGCAGCCCGGCGCCTTGCCCGAGATCTGGAGCTACGGCCACCGCAACCCCCAGGGCGCCACCATGGGCCCCGACGGCAAGCTGTGGATGCACGAACATGGCCCACAGGGCGGTGACGAGATCAATCTGCCCCAGCCCGGACGCAATTACGGCTGGCCTGTGATCACCTATGGCGAGAACTATGGCGGCGGCAAGATCGGCGAGGGCACGGTCAAGGCGGGGATGGAGCAGCCGCTGCATTACTGGGTGCCTTCCATTGCACCGTCGGGCATGGCGTTTATGACCAGTACGCGCTACGGCGCGGCGTGGCAAGGCAGCCTGTTTGTCGGGTCGCTCAAGTTTGGCACCCTGCACCGGCTGGAGGTGGCGGGTGGCAAGGTGCAGAAGGAAGAACGGCTGCTGCAAGGCAACGGTGAGCGCATTCGCGACGTGCGCCAGGGGCCAGACGGCCTGCTGTACCTGCTGACCGACAGCCCGCAGGGGCGATTGTTGAGGCTGCAGCCCGCCGCGGCCCCATGACCGGTGTTGCTTGATGCAGGTCAAGCAGGCCCGGAGATGGGGGCCCGAACCCGCTGACCCGGGGTGATCCCGCAGCCGGGGCGGGCATTTTCGGTATAGGCTGGTGCGATGCACGCTGAGTCCACTACCTCTTCCCCTGCCGCTTCCTCCGTCCCTCTGGTGCCGGCGGCCAACGCAGGCACCGCCCCCGCCGACCCGGCGGGCTCGCCACCTCGCTCCCCGCTGGCCTTGCGCCGCGTGGCCATCGACACCTGGCGCGAGAACGTCGCCTACCTGCACCGCGACTGCGCCGTGTACCGGGCCGAGGGCTTCCAGGCCCTGTCCAAGATCGAGGTGCGCGCCAACGGACGCCGCATTCTGGCCACGGTCAATGTGGTGGATGATCTCGCCATCGTGGGCTGCAATGAACTGGGTCTGTCGGAAGACGCGTTTGCCCAGCTGGGCGTGGACAACGGCCACACCGTGTCGGTGGCCCAGGCCGAGCCGCCTGAGTCAATGGGCGCGCTGTTCCGCAAGATCGCCAGCGAGCGCCTCACGCGCGAGGACTTTGGCGCCATCGTGCGCGACATTGCCGACCACCGGTATTCCAAGATCGAACTCACCGCCTTTGTGGTGGCCTGCCACCGCAGCGAGCTGGACCGGGAAGAGGTCTTCTTTCTGACCGACGCCATGGTGAACAGCGGCCGGCGCCTGGACTGGCACGAACCGCTGGTGGTGGACAAGCACTGCATCGGCGGCATCCCCGGCAACCGCACCACCATGCTGGTCGTGCCCATCGTGGCGGCGCACGGCATGTTGTGCCCCAAGACCTCGTCGCGCGCCATCACCTCGCCCGCAGGCACGGCCGACACCATGGAGGTGCTGGCCAAGGTAGAGCTGCCGCTGGAGCAGCTGGCCGACATCGTGCGTGACTACCGGGGCTGCCTGGCCTGGGGTGGCACCGCCAACCTGTCGCCCGCCGACGATGTGCTGATCTCGGTGGAGCGGCCGCTGTCCATCGACTCGGCCGGGCAGATGGTGGCGTCCATCCTGTCCAAAAAGGTGGCAGCGGGGGCCACGCACCTGGTGCTCGACATTCCCATCGGCCCCACGGCCAAGGTGCGGTCTATGCCCGACGCGCAACGCCTGCGCCGCCTGTTTGAATATGTGGCACGGCGCATGGGCCTGTCGCTGGACGTGGTGATCACCGACGGCCGCCAGCCCGTGGGCAAAGGCGTGGGCCCGGTGCTGGAGGCCCGCGACGTGATGCGCGTGCTACAAAACGACCCGCGCGCGCCCGACGACCTGCGGCAAAAGGCGCTGCGCCTGGCCGGGCGCCTGATCGAATGCGACCCCGATGTGCGCGGCGGCGACGGTTATGCGATTGCGCGCGACATCCTCGACTCGGGCCGGGCGCTGGCGCGCATGAACGCCATCATCGCCGCCCAGGGCGCCACAGGGTTTGACCACAACCACCCGGCGCTGGGTGCGCTGACGCTCGACGTGGTGGCACCCGCCAGCGGGGTGGTGGCCGGCATCGACAACTACCAGATCGCCCGCGTGGCCCGCCTGGCCGGCGCCCCCAAGGTGCCTGGCGCCGGCGTGGACCTGATGCACAAGCTGGGCGACACCGTGGCCGCCGGCGACCTGCTGTACCGCGTGCACGCCAGCTACCCAGCCGACCTGGAGTTCGCGCGCCACGCGTGCGAGCGCGACAGCGGGTACCGCTTGGGCACGGCCGACGAGGTGCCGCGCGTGTTTGTGGAGTTCTGACCATGGCGTTGCCAGAAGCCGCTTGTGTGCTGTATTTCGACGACGAAGCCGCGCCTGCGCTGCGCCTGTCACAGGCTGCGGGTTTGAAGGCCTGTGCCATTGAGCGCCACCGCTTCCCCGATGGCGAACTCAAGCTGCGCCTGCCCGTGGATGCTGCAGGCCAGTTGCCACGCCAAGCCGTGCTGCTGCGCAGCCTGCACCAGCCCAATGAAAAGCTGGTGGAGCTGCTGCTGGCCGCCCGCACGGCCCGCAGCCTGGGCGTGCAGCACCTCACGCTGGTGGCGCCGTACCTGGCCTATATGCGGCAGGACATCGCTTTCCACCCCGGCGAGGCCGTGAGCCAGCAGGTGGTGGGCGGCTTTCTGGCCGGTCTGTTCGATGCCGTCATCACCGTGGACCCGCACCTGCACCGCATCGACCGGCTGGAGCAGGCCATCCCCGTGCCGCAGGCTGTGGTGCTCAGCGGCGCCGAGCCGCTGGCCGACCTGATTGCTGAGCGCCGACCGAATGCGCTGCTGGTGGGGCCCGACGGTGAATCCGCCCAATGGATTGCCCAGGCCGCCACCCGCCATGGTTTTGACCATGCCGTGTGCACCAAGGTGCGCCATGGTGACCGCCAGGTGGCCATCGAGCTGCCCCCGCTCAACGCCCAGGGCCGAGCCGTGGTGCTGCTGGACGACATGGCCAGCACCGGCCGCACGCTGGCGCTGGCTGCCCGGCTGCTGTTGCAGGCGGGCGCCGCCTCGGTGGATGTGGCCGTGACGCATGCGTTGTTTGCGGGCGATGCACTGCAGGCGATGCGCGAATCCGGGGTAGGGGAGGTGTGGAGCACGGACTGCATTCCGCATCCGAGCAACGCAGTGGCCATGGCCGGGCCGCTGGCCACGGCGCTGCAGGCGGTCCTTCGCGCCTGAAAACCCCGGGCACGGGCTGCGACAATGCGCCATTGCCTTCTTCGCTGTGCCCACACAGCGATTCAACGAACACAGAAACGGTCCCACCATGCTCCTTGACGCCACCGAATCCCAACTCGTCCTGATTGATTACCAGGAGCGCCTGATGCCTGCCATCTTTGAGGGCCCCGCCGTGCTGGCCAACGCCCGCCGTTTGGCCGAGATCGCCCGCATGCTGGACGTGCCCGTGTGGGGCACCGAGCAAAACCCCTCGCGCCTGGGCGCCAACGACGCCGCGCTGCGCGCCGCCTGCCAGAAGACCCTGGCCAAGATGCACTTCAGCGCCGCCGAAGAAGGCCTGGGCGAATGGCTGCGGCCACCGGCCAAGCCCCAGGGCAGCAACGCACGCAGCCTGCCAAAGCACCTGCAAAAGCCCGCACCGCTGGCAACAGAGCGCGGCACCATCGTCATTGCCGGGTGCGAGGCCCACGTCTGCCTGCTGCAGACCGCGCTGGACCTGATCGATGACGAGTTTGAAGTGTGGGTGGTGACCGACGCCTGCGGCTCGCGCACCGAACGCAACCGCGACGCCGCCTTCGACCGTCTGGCCGGCGCAGGCGCCGAGCTGGTGACCACCGAAATGGTGGCGTTTGAATGGCTGGGCAGCTGCGAGCACCCGGCGTTCAAGGACGTGCTCGGGCTGATCAAATAATCAGGTTTGAGCCAAATCGGCTGCTAGCGCTTGATATTCATGCGCTATCAGCTATCAAAATCATAGTGATTGGAGTGAGTTTCGGTCAGGCGAAGTAGGGCACGGCCACCTTGACCAGCAACCCCACCACCGCACAGCCGCCCAGCAGCGGCATCACGCCCAGCTTGAAGCGGAACAGCGCCACCAGCGCCCCCACCGCGATGACGGCCGACACGGCATCAAAGCGGCCGTCAAAGCCCTGCGGCCACAGCAGGTGGTAGGCAAAAAACAGCGCCAGGTTCAGGATCACGCCCACCACAGCAGCCGTGATGGCTGACAGCGGTGCGGTAAAGCCCAGTTTGCCGTGGGTGGCCTCCACTAGTGGGCCGCCCGCCAGGATGAAGATGAACGAGGGCAAAAATGTCACAAAGGTCACGACCGTGGCCGCCGCCACGGCGCCTGCAAAGAGGGCGTCCGACCCCCACACCTGCTGCAGCCAGCCGCCCACAAAACCCACAAACGCCACCACCATGATCAGCGGGCCGGGCGTGGTCTCGCCCAGGGCCAGCCCATCGATCATTTGCGGACCGCTGAGCCACTGGTAGTGCTCCACCGCGCCCTGGTACACATAAGGCAACACAGCATATGCGCCGCCAAAGGTGAGCATGGCCGCCTTGGTGAAGAACCAGCCCATCTGCGTGAGCGTGCCTTGCCAGCCCTCCGTGGCCACCAGCAGGCCCATGGCCGCCAGCCACAGCCCCAGCCCTGCCAACAATACCTTGACCAGGTGGACGCGAGAAAAGCGCGCATGGGCAGGCGTTGGCGTGTCGTCATCGATCAGCGCCGGGCCATAGCCCTTGTGGGCGTTGGCATGGCCGCCCCCCAGCGCAAACACGGCGGGCCAGCGCTGCGCGCCAAAGTAGCCGATCAACCCGGCCGCCAGCACGATGGCGGGGAAGGGCGTGTCGAACGCAAAGATGGCCACAAACGACGCGGCAGCAATGCCCCACATCCAGCCGTTCTTGAGCGCGCGGGTGCCGATGCGGTGCGCGGCATGCAGCACCAGTGCCGTCACGGCGGGCTTGATGCCATAGAAGATGCCCGCCACCACGGGCACATCGCCAAAGCGCAGGTACACCCATGACAGTCCGATCAGGATGAACAGCGAGGGCAGCACAAACAGTGCCCCGGCCACGATGCCGCCCCAGGTGCGGTGCATGAGCCAGCCGATGTAGGTGGCCAGCTGCTGCGCCTCGGGGCCGGGCAGCAGCATGCAGTAGTTGAGGGCGTGCAAGAAGCGGTTTTCGCTGATCCAGCGGCGCCGCTCCACCAGCTCGGCGTGCATGATGGCGATCTGGCCCGCCGGCCCGCCAAAGCTGATGAACCCGAGCTTGAGCCAGAACAAAAAGGCTTCGCGGAAAGGGACGGAGGTGGGGGCAGGGGGCTGCGCTGTTTGCATGGCCCCGGAGTGTGACAGGCCTGTGTGACGCTTGCCGACATATCCATATGCCAGCGCACTTCGAACCTGTGGGCAGGGAACAAGGCCCGCCACGTCAGTTTGCCGCAAGCCCGTCATGAATAATTATGAATTCAAAACCTGCTGTCCTAGCAGGGCGAGAGAGATGCCGAGGAGACACCCACAATGACCGCACACAGCACCTACGCCGACTTCTACCGCCAGTCCATCGACCACCGCGACACCTTCTGGAGCGAGCAGGCGAAGCTGATCGACTGGAAGACGCCGCCCCAGCAGGTGTGCGACTACAGCAACCCGCCGTTTGCCAAATGGTTTGTGGGCGGCACCACCAACCTGTGCCACAACGCGGTAGACCGGCACCTGGCCACGCGCGCCAGCCAGGCCGCGCTGGTGGCCATTTCCACCGAAACCGACACCGAGCGCAGCTACAGCTTTGCCGAGCTGCATGCCGAGGTGCAGCGCATGGCGGCCGTGCTGCTGTCGCTGGGCGTGAAGAAGGGCGACCGTGTGCTCATCTACATGCCCATGATTGCCGAGGCCGCGTTTGCCATGTTGGCCTGTGTGCGCATCGGGGCGCTGCATTCGGTGGTGTTTGGCGGCTTTGCCTCGGGCTCGCTGGCCTCGCGCATCGAAGACGCCGAGCCCGTGGCCGTGGTCAGTGCCGATGCCGGGTCGCGCGGCGGCAAGGTGGTGCCGTACAAGCCGCTGCTGGACGAAGCCATTGCCCTCTCCAAACACAAGCCCACTGCCGTGCTGATGGTGAACCGGGGCCTGGCGCCCATGCACTTGCAGTCTGGCCGCGACCACGAATGGGCGCCGCTGCGCGAGCAGCACCTGAACACCGTCGTGCCCTGCGAATGGGTCGAATCCACCCACCCCAGCTACACGCTGTACACCAGCGGCACCACCGGCAAGCCCAAGGGCGTGCAGCGCGACACGGGCGGCTACACCGTGGCGCTGGCGGCGAGCATGAAGCACATCTTTGACGCCAAGGCGGGCGATGTGTACTTTGCCACCAGCGACATCGGCTGGGTGGTGGGCCACAGCTACATCGTTTACGGTCCGCTGATCGCGGGCATGACCACCATCATGTACGAAGGCCTGCCCACGCGGCCCGATGCGGGCGTGTGGTGGAGCATTGTCGAGAAGTACCAGGTCACGCACATGTTCTCGGCCCCCACGGCGGTGCGGGTGCTCAAGAAGCAGGACCCGGCCTACCTCGCCAAATACAACGTGAAAAGCCTCAAGGCCCTGTGGCTGGCGGGCGAGCCGCTGGACGAGCCTACCGCCCAGTGGATCAGCGACGCCCTGCAAGTGCCCATCATCGACAACTACTGGCAGACCGAAACCGGCTGGCCCATCCTGACCTTGGCCAATGGCGTGGAGAAGCAAACCACACGCTTCGGCAGCCCAGGCAAAGCCATGTACGGCTACGGTGTGAAGCTGATCGACGAGGCCACGGGCGAAGAGCTGACCGGGCCCAACCAGAAAGGCGTGGTCGCCATCGAAGGCCCGCTGCCCCCCGGCTGCATGCAGACGGTGTGGCGCGACGACGCCCGCTTTGTGAACACCTACTGGAAGAGCATCCCTGGCCGCCTGATCTACAGCACGTTTGACTGGGGCATCCGCGATGCAGATGGCTACCACTTCATCCTGGGCCGTACCGACGACGTGATCAACGTGGCCGGCCACCGCCTGGGCACGCGCGAGATCGAGGAGAGCATTGCCTCCCATCCCAACATCGCCGAAGTGGCCGTGGTGGGCGTGGCCGACAGCCTGAAGGGGCAGGTGGCCATGGCGTTTGCCGTGGCGCGCGATGCCTCGGGCCTGACCGACGATGCCGCGCGCCTCAAGCTCGAAGGCGAGGTGATGAAGCAGGTGGACCACCAGCTCGGCGCCGTGGCGCGGCCATCGCGCGTGTACTTTGTGACCGTGCTGCCCAAAACCCGCAGCGGCAAGCTGCTGCGCCGCGCGTTGCAGGCTGTGGCCGAGCGGCGGGACCCGGGCGATTTGACGACGATGGAAGACCCGGCGGCGCTGCAGCAGGTGAAGGACCTGGTGGGCTGAATCGGCAGCCTTGTATGGTGCGCAGAGCGTCGTGCAGAACTCGCTATTAGAAAATTAGCTGCCCGGGTATATCGCCCTGGCACCAGGGCAGGATTTCGGTGATTTTCAAATCGGCCGGTTCCGTTGCCAACCCGCAGGCGGCTGCCAGGTGGAGGTCCAGCCGATGAAAGCCTCCAGCGGCATGGGCCGGGCAATGCAGTAGCCCTGCGCCTGCAGGCAGCCTAGCTGCAGCAGCATCTGCCCTTGTTCGACGGTTTCCACCCCCTCGGCGATCACCCGGTAGCCGAACGAGCGGGCCAGGCCGATGACGCCCTGCACGATGGCCAGGTCACCGGGGTCGCCCATCATGCCGTGCACAAAGCTCTGGTCGATCTTGAGCGTGTCCATGGGCAGGCGGCGCAGGTAGGTCAGCGACGAGTAGCCGGTGCCAAAGTCGTCCAGCGCCACGGACACCCCCATGGCACGCAAGGCGTTCAGCGTGTCGGCCACGGCGCTCAGGTCGTACAGGGCCGCGCTTTCGGTGATCTCGATCTCGACCAGGTGGGCAGGCACCCCGGGGTGGCGCGCCAGGCAGCCCGCCACCCAGTCGGAAAAACCCGGTTGCTGCAGGTGCTGGGCGGCAATGTTGATGCTCAGCGGCATGGGCAGGCCCCGGTCCTGCAACTGCTCCAGCACCGTGAGCGCGGCCTCGGCCACCCATTCGCCAAAGCCGATCTCCAGGTCGGTACCCTCGAGCAGCGGCAAGAACTCCCCCGGTGGCACCAGGCCCCGTTCGGGATGTAGCCAGCGCGAGAGCACTTCGGCGCCCACCACCGTACCGCTGCGCATGTCCACCTTGGGCTGGAGGTACAGCGTGAACTGGGATTGGGCGAGGGCCTCGCGCAGGTAGTGCCCCTGGGCACGCAGCAGCTGCACGGCGCGCTCCTGGGCTGCGTCGAACTGGTGAAAACGGTTGCGCCCGGCCTGTTTGGCGGCGTACATGGCCTGATCGGCATGGCGCAGCAGGGTGTCTGCATCCGCATCGTCCTGCGGAAAGATGGTGCAGCCGATGCTGGCCGTGACAACCACGCGCTCGGTGTCGAGCGTGTAGGGGGCCGAGACGCTTTCCATCACGCGCTCCAGCACGCGTTCGCAGTCGTTCACAGAGGCCAGGCCGGGCATGAGGATCACGAACTCGTCCCCCCCCAGGCGGGCCACCGTGTCCTGGGGCTGAAGCGCGCGGGTGAGCCGCCCGGCCACCACCACCAGCAGGCGGTCGCCTGCGCCATGGCCCAGGCGGTCGTTCACGGGCTTGAAGCCGTCCAGGTCCAGGTAGGCGACACCCAGCTGTTTACCGGTGTCGCGGGCCTGGGTCATGCCCTCCTGCAGCTTGCGTGCCAGCAGCACCCGGTTGGGCAGGCCGGTGAGCGCGTCGTACAGCGCCAGGCGCTGCAGCATCACCTCCTGTTCGCGCTGCGGGGTCACGTCAATGGCCACGCCCAGCATGCGGGCCGGGCGTCCTTGCTCGTCAAAGCCGACGATCTTGCCCAGGTTGCGCACCCAGCGCACGGGCTCGTTGGGCTGGTTCAGCCGCCAGGTGGCGTCAAACGGAGTGCTCAGGTGGGCCGTGTGGCGTGCCAGCTCCGCGGTGATGCGGTCGACGTCGTCGGGTGCGATGGCGGTGGTCCACGGCACGGCCGCTGCGTCGTCACCGGGCTCGGGCAGGCCCCGCATGGCGTGCCAGCGCTGGTCGCCCGTCACCAGGCCGGTTTGCAGGTCCCAGTCCCACAGGCCCAGCGATGCGGCGGAGATGGTGAGCGACAGCAGGGCCTCGCGCTCGCGCACCTGGACCTCGTTGCGCTTGCGGTCGGTGATGTCGTGCACCGAGAACAGCCAGCAGGGCTCGCCGTCGAACTCGGTGGCGCGCATGGATTGCAGCACGGTGCGCCGGGGGCCGTTCCGTACGTTCAGGGTCACTTCGTAATCGCTGAGCTGACCGGTCTGGCTGACCTGGTCCATGAGCCGCTGGCGGTCTTCGGCCGAGAAGATGCCCATCTCCACCGCGGTACGGCCAATGGCCTCTTCGCGGGGGATGCCCAGCATCTCGACCCAGGCGGGGTTGATGTCCACATAGCGGCCGTCGTTGCGGCTCGACAGGCCCATGGGGTAGGGCATGAGCTGGAAGATGCGCGAGAAACGCTCCTCGGACTGGCGCAGGCGCTGCTCGGCGCGCTTGGCCTCG of the Acidovorax sp. 107 genome contains:
- a CDS encoding EAL domain-containing protein, coding for MGNNTLLAGTAVMLLLLVLVWLSPQESLKPSRRTLILLGVAGGVASIAAFEALRWNAPELNIVAYPTATAFLALFFGVPAAAITALLTLQATLWADTSAAWPATTVLGSALASGWGWRTLGARWRWPEWAPLVGLTITLPLAVSLAMWATSSRSGAGSYLHWHHGAGVLMLGIGWLMIAGRARAELARSDIQQTLGQQERHLRLALDALGGGRWEWAVDTRRFTCDGRFYEAYGITSADAQSPDLWQRWYARRHPLDAERNAAKLARAMDGLEESYEAEFRVMDTQGQWRWLMSRGTVARRDAQGRPASLIGMDVDITAHREAEEALQSAEAKYTTFYQTLPDPAGITRIVDGRYIDVNPAFCDLLGFTRDEVLGRTSSELRIWADEQERKRLLDTYQRDGKVDRLPLVAQSKGVRIPGLMSARSVPVNGENCFVFVFHDITEAQRTSDELRALYNQLQQAGRLARLGAWEDERGKGLVYWSDVCFDIHGLSPNQPPPSDYIDRHVAPQYREPLREKFRQSIRSRTEWSMELEVYHADGHLLWVRARGEPVIENGRVVKVRGVMQDIDEAKRAEQRLRQSEERFSRIFQLMPYPMGLSSRNDGRYVDINPAWVEMLGIPREEAIGRTAVEMGIFSAEDRQRLMDQVSQTGQLSDYEVTLNVRNGPRRTVLQSMRATEFDGEPCWLFSVHDITDRKRNEVQVREREALLSLTISAASLGLWDWDLQTGLVTGDQRWHAMRGLPEPGDDAAAVPWTTAIAPDDVDRITAELARHTAHLSTPFDATWRLNQPNEPVRWVRNLGKIVGFDEQGRPARMLGVAIDVTPQREQEVMLQRLALYDALTGLPNRVLLARKLQEGMTQARDTGKQLGVAYLDLDGFKPVNDRLGHGAGDRLLVVVAGRLTRALQPQDTVARLGGDEFVILMPGLASVNDCERVLERVMESVSAPYTLDTERVVVTASIGCTIFPQDDADADTLLRHADQAMYAAKQAGRNRFHQFDAAQERAVQLLRAQGHYLREALAQSQFTLYLQPKVDMRSGTVVGAEVLSRWLHPERGLVPPGEFLPLLEGTDLEIGFGEWVAEAALTVLEQLQDRGLPMPLSINIAAQHLQQPGFSDWVAGCLARHPGVPAHLVEIEITESAALYDLSAVADTLNALRAMGVSVALDDFGTGYSSLTYLRRLPMDTLKIDQSFVHGMMGDPGDLAIVQGVIGLARSFGYRVIAEGVETVEQGQMLLQLGCLQAQGYCIARPMPLEAFIGWTSTWQPPAGWQRNRPI